The Microbacter margulisiae genomic sequence TCTAACCAACCAACACCAGGTGCCCATTGCAATGCAAATAATGATTCCTGATTGTTATTGTATTGCGTTTTGAAAAGATTGGCGTAGTTTGGCAGTAATGTCAATCCACTATTTTTGCAAACATTGCCTGCATATTTTTTAGCACTATCCAAGTATGCCACATTACGAATACCTCCACTTTGTCCAAGACCTGCCATTGTTAAATACACTTTCCCCAACATGCCTTGTGCCGACCAGGTGGTTACCCTACCGGCAACATCCGTAGCAGGGAGGTTTTGTGCTGCATAAGTCAAATCGTTAGCGATAAATTTATATACATCACTAAGAATATTGCGGTTAAGTAAAGGATTTTTTATCAGTTTGGAGTTGTCCTCGATAATGGGGACTGCCCCAAAAAGTATCGCTAGATTATAATATGCCATTGCCCTGATAAATCTTGCTTCCCCTAAGGCAGCATTTTTATCACTTACAGCTATATTCGGAGATCCATATTGTTCAATTCCGTTAATGGTTGAGTTGCATTGTGCAACCGTATTAAATAACCCTGTCCATGCGCTTTGCAAAACACTGTTCTGTGCAGTAATAGTACGGGTTGCCAATTGAATATAATCTCCAAACCATGAATAATAAAGATTTCCGGATAGTATATCGCCTAATTGCAGATAGGCGCTGTAATTCCAATTACCCCAAGTCGCCCCTCCATATAAATTGGCGGTAGCCAATCTTAAATCAGCTTTAGTTTGATAAAAATTATCAGAACTGATTTGTGATTGCGAAGGACGATCTAAAAAACTCTTGCTGCATCCGGCAATTGTTGCTGCAAATAGTATCAGTATTACTATTTTATTAAATGATTTCATACGTATATGTTTATATGATTGTTTAGAAGTCATCCTGTTATGACAGGAACCGGCTTATAATATTATAATTCAAGATTAAACCCTAAAGTATATACCCTCGGCTGTGGATAATAGCCACTATCCCATCCGGCTTGAAGTGGATTCCAGGAACCTATTTCCGGATCCATTCCACTGTATTTTGTAATGAGGAAAGCATTGGCTACGGTAACATATAACCGCAATGACTGTAAATGAACTTTTTTCATTATGTTTTCCGGTAATCTATATCCGAGTGTTATGTTTTTACAACGTATAAAAGAGCCATCCTCAATATACAAATTACTGGGGCGCTCATTTTCATTGGTATTGTCGTTTCTCAACCCCACGATGTTCGTATTAGGATTCGTAACATACACGTTATTCACATCGGTAGCCGAACCGCTGGGATTTATCAATGCTAATCTTGCATAATTCATTACCGAAGTAAAATAGGAAGTGTTATTTTGGGGATTTGTTTGAGCGATTGCTAATTCGTTAAATACTTTATTCCCGACACTTCCCGCAAAGAAGATATCTAAGTCGAAGTTTTTATAAGTAAAAGAGTTGTTAAATCCAAACTGGAATGTAGGTAGCGGAGAACCTAAAAATTTTTGATCTTTTGAATCGATAACACCGTCACCATTCAAATCCTTAAACATGCGGTCGCCATACCATATTCCACCACCTGCGGGAGAAATAGGCCGGGGGTTACCATTCTGGTCAACAGGCAAAGCATGCGTTTTGAAATCCTTTGCAGTAGCGAAAATCCCATCATACACGTATCCGTAAAATGAGCCAATAGGCTGTCCTACAACCGTTTTTTCCACCACATAGCCGTTATAGGTTTCACTTAAATTGGCAGCGGCTCCACCGGAACCCAAACTTACTACTTTATTGGCATTGTGACTAAGCGTAAAATCAGTTCTCCATGTAAAAAGACTATTATCAATATTTGTCGAGCTGATTCTAAAATCAAAGCCTCTGTTTTGAACAGAACCCACATTTACATAAGGAGCATTGAGTGCACCGGGCGAATATCCGGTAGTAGTACCTGAATATAATGGAAGCGGAAGCTGCAGTAAAAGTCCATCTGTTCGTCTATTATAAAGATTTAATGTAAAGTTAATTCTCGAGTTTAAAAATGCACAATCCAGCCCTAAATTGGAATCCTTTGTTTTTTCCCATTGCACATAAGGATTGCCTAAATTGTTTTGAAATTGAGCAACACCCGATAAGCCATTGGCTGCCGATGCAAGTTGTGTCACATATGTGTTGCCCGGGATGTTCTGATTATTTGTTAACCCATAACCTATGCGCAGCTTCAAGTCATTGATAAATCTTATATTTCTAAAAAACAATTCTTTATTAATTCTCCATGCAAATGCCTCTGAATAGGTAGCTACCCAACGATTTCCTGCAGGAAAATTGGAAGAGCCATCTCCACGCACATTGCTCGTCAACAGATATTTATCATCCAAATTAAGATTAACACGGCCAAAATAAGATTCCAAGGCAGGACCCGACTGTTTAACACCGGTATTACTTGCCGTGGTGGCATCTCCACTATTAATCGAAGTTACATTGTTGGATGGAAAATTTGTGCGTTTTGCCGATACACTGGCAGAAGTGCTTAATTGCGCTTCATGTCCGACCATTACGTTGACATTGAGTTTTTTAAATGCATGATTGTAAGTTAAATAATTCCGGACGTCCGTAGAATAATATTGACCGGAATAATATTGGGCAGAATTGATATTATTTACCGCTTTACCAAATTGATACGTAGGCATAAACTGATCTTCTGTTGAAAAATCAAAATTGCCGGATACCTCATTTCTTAAAGACAAATCTTTTGTAAATTGAATTTCAAGATATATATTACCAAAGAGTTGGTTTCCTCCTTTCGTGTCCTTAACTAACAACGCCATTCCAACAGGATTATTTACTTGGTTCACCCAACCGCTTGTATTGGTAACGCCACCCCAAGAGCCGTCGGGATTTTTCACAGGAATATCCGGAGTTAAATTCAATGCAGTAGAAATTACATTTGAAGTGGTAGAATTTACATTTTCATCTGTATGTCCCAACTGAATACTTGTTCCTATTTTTAGCCAGTCAGTGGTATTATTGTCTAAGTTAAATCCTACTGAATATCTTTTGAATTCTGAGCCTAACGCTATTCCTTCCTGATCAAAATAGGAGGCAGAAAGCATGTATTTTGTTTTAGTATCTCCACCACTTAACGTTATTGTATTGTTACTCATAGGCGCTTTGCGAAACAATTCCTTTTGCCAATTGGTACCTGTTCCCAAATATTGAGGATTAACAAATTCAGGTCTGGCATCAAAACCCCAAACCTGGGCCCTGGCGTTAAGCAGCGTTGCAAATTGCTGTAAATTTACGGTTGGAAGTTCTTTAGGAATTTCTTGATAACCATAATTAAAATCGTAAGTTACCCTAGGTTTGCCAGCATGACCTCTTTTGGTTGTAATAACAATCACTCCGTTAGTAGCCTGCGATCCATAAATGGCTGTTGCAGAAGCATCTTCCAGCACATCAATTGATTCAATATCAGAAGGATTGATCGAGTTCAATGGGTTCGACCCACCACCGGGATCGCTGACAGGAGGGATTATAACACCATCAATTACATACAATGGAGAATTTGAACCACTAATAGATGATACACCGTGTATCTGCACCGAGACACCTCCACCGGGTTGCCCTGATATTTGCTGTATCATTACACCTGCAACTTTCCCTTGCAGTGCCTGGTCAAAAGTGGTAGGTACTGTTTTGCGAAGGTCGTTTCCCGTAATGGAAGAGATGGAACCGGTAAGATCTTTTCTTTTCTCTTTTCCATAGCCAATTACCACCACTTCGTCCATTTGCTTAGCATTTTCTTCAAGCATAATCAACATATCACCCGATGTAACCCGTACATCTTTAGACATATAGCCAACATAAGAAATATGCAAAACAGCATCCTTCGCCACATTATTTAGGGTAAATTTACCATTAACATCTGTAATGGTTCCCTGAGTAGTTCCTTTGACGGCGACAGCAACTCCAATAAGGGGATTTCTTGAAGCGTCGATGATTTTTCCCGTCACTCTAACCTGAGTTTGCGTTACATCAAGATTGCCTGTTTGTGCAAAAACAAAGACAAACATTGACAGAAACGCTACGATCAAAATGATTTGTTTCTTCATGTAATTAAAATTAAAAGATTAAAAATTCAATGCCAACAATTTTCACGGCTAAACAGTACAACTAGTTGGCAAGTAGTACTGTTGCTCCCTTTTTTTATATTGGGCGGTTATGTAATATACCCTCTTTAATTGATCAAGAAGAAATACTGCATACGATCTGACAGTTTCTCATTAAACAAAGCGATATTTTCATTCCATCCAATTGACTGCATCTTGTCAGGCAAAAGCAAGAACCTAATGGTCCTTCTATTAATCAGGACAAACTGCAATATATGTTTCACTGAGAATTAGCAAAGCAAGAAAATATA encodes the following:
- a CDS encoding SusC/RagA family TonB-linked outer membrane protein translates to MKKQIILIVAFLSMFVFVFAQTGNLDVTQTQVRVTGKIIDASRNPLIGVAVAVKGTTQGTITDVNGKFTLNNVAKDAVLHISYVGYMSKDVRVTSGDMLIMLEENAKQMDEVVVIGYGKEKRKDLTGSISSITGNDLRKTVPTTFDQALQGKVAGVMIQQISGQPGGGVSVQIHGVSSISGSNSPLYVIDGVIIPPVSDPGGGSNPLNSINPSDIESIDVLEDASATAIYGSQATNGVIVITTKRGHAGKPRVTYDFNYGYQEIPKELPTVNLQQFATLLNARAQVWGFDARPEFVNPQYLGTGTNWQKELFRKAPMSNNTITLSGGDTKTKYMLSASYFDQEGIALGSEFKRYSVGFNLDNNTTDWLKIGTSIQLGHTDENVNSTTSNVISTALNLTPDIPVKNPDGSWGGVTNTSGWVNQVNNPVGMALLVKDTKGGNQLFGNIYLEIQFTKDLSLRNEVSGNFDFSTEDQFMPTYQFGKAVNNINSAQYYSGQYYSTDVRNYLTYNHAFKKLNVNVMVGHEAQLSTSASVSAKRTNFPSNNVTSINSGDATTASNTGVKQSGPALESYFGRVNLNLDDKYLLTSNVRGDGSSNFPAGNRWVATYSEAFAWRINKELFFRNIRFINDLKLRIGYGLTNNQNIPGNTYVTQLASAANGLSGVAQFQNNLGNPYVQWEKTKDSNLGLDCAFLNSRINFTLNLYNRRTDGLLLQLPLPLYSGTTTGYSPGALNAPYVNVGSVQNRGFDFRISSTNIDNSLFTWRTDFTLSHNANKVVSLGSGGAAANLSETYNGYVVEKTVVGQPIGSFYGYVYDGIFATAKDFKTHALPVDQNGNPRPISPAGGGIWYGDRMFKDLNGDGVIDSKDQKFLGSPLPTFQFGFNNSFTYKNFDLDIFFAGSVGNKVFNELAIAQTNPQNNTSYFTSVMNYARLALINPSGSATDVNNVYVTNPNTNIVGLRNDNTNENERPSNLYIEDGSFIRCKNITLGYRLPENIMKKVHLQSLRLYVTVANAFLITKYSGMDPEIGSWNPLQAGWDSGYYPQPRVYTLGFNLEL
- a CDS encoding RagB/SusD family nutrient uptake outer membrane protein, which encodes MKSFNKIVILILFAATIAGCSKSFLDRPSQSQISSDNFYQTKADLRLATANLYGGATWGNWNYSAYLQLGDILSGNLYYSWFGDYIQLATRTITAQNSVLQSAWTGLFNTVAQCNSTINGIEQYGSPNIAVSDKNAALGEARFIRAMAYYNLAILFGAVPIIEDNSKLIKNPLLNRNILSDVYKFIANDLTYAAQNLPATDVAGRVTTWSAQGMLGKVYLTMAGLGQSGGIRNVAYLDSAKKYAGNVCKNSGLTLLPNYANLFKTQYNNNQESLFALQWAPGVGWLDGNMLQHYSPSNDIMPQQTGAWTPLAPTYALYELYSAQDSVRRKATFMLPGDYYPELNAAGGGYTATGAAMKKHIVGTDKDNNSPTMDQNSSIEDNALLRLADVYLIYAEAILGNNATTSDPDALTYFNKVRIRAGLDPVTVINMDSIMKERRVELALEGQYWTDLVRLSYYNPQKAIDMLNAQQNITFSYANGVATPTPAGSAGGPIDIVPATISNFTLPLPASEVTSDPKLDEAPVPYY